The Cryptococcus neoformans var. neoformans B-3501A chromosome 4, whole genome shotgun sequence genome has a window encoding:
- a CDS encoding hypothetical protein (HMMPfam hit to Rep-A_N, Replication factor-A protein 1, N-terminal domain, score: 82.6, E(): 9.9e-22; HMMPfam hit to tRNA_anti, OB-fold nucleic acid binding domain, score: 56.7, E(): 6.3e-14), with the protein MASPLTVGFCERATSAEDVSECFDSVVQVLNVKKIASTDTTAVDRYRAILSDGQYFIQAMLATQLNHFVESKQVDKHSLVKVVNFSVNSVSGRKLLIILALEVVPWTDEKIGNPVSVDQAKSGASASAQPAGAHSAPLQSATAPAPARAQVPGRNASSARPGNTKPKGDLGPLYPIEGLSPYQNRWTIKARVTQKSDIRHYSNQRGDGKLFNVTFMDETGEIRATGFNDAVDNFYNLLEVGKVFFVSRARINIAKKQFSNVNNEYEIMFERDTEIEPCADESVPQVKYNFKGIGDLGELQKDDVCDVIGVVREVGELGSVTSRATNKPFAKRELQLVDQSGQSVRLTLWGKQAETFQADDQPVIAFKGVKVGDFGGRSLSMFSNATMTINPDIPEAHSLRGWFDAEGHNKHFTAYTTASVGDSAINTAAGAATRPAELKTIAQVKDEQLGMSEKTDFFSTEATVAFIKKDPFSYPACANPDNCAKKVVEDGSGWWCEKCQRRWDEPIHRYILSMNVMDYTGQFWMTAFNETAEQIMGISANDLMKLKNEGNDLDYDVHFAKATARTYVFQMMAKQDSFNDQVRVRYQCRKVAPPDYVADSAHLSQMISQMSV; encoded by the exons ATGGCAAGCCCACTTACAGTCGGATTCTGCGAGCGAGCAACGTCCGCAGAGGATGTCTCAGAATGCTTTGATTCTGTCGTTCAGGTCCTCAACGTAAAAAAGATTGCTTCCACTGACACAACTGCTGTCGACAGATACCG AGCAATTTTGTCGGATGGACAGTACTTTATTCAGGCAATGCTTGCTACTCAATTGAATCATTTTGTGGAGAGCAAGCAAGTTGACAAACATTCTCTTGTCAAGGTTGTAAACTTTTCTGTTAATAGTGTTTCAGGCCGAAA ACTATTGATTATTCTCGCTCTGGAAGTTGTTCCTTGGACAGACGAAAAGATTGGAAACCCTGTCAGCGTTGACCAAGCAAAGAGTGGCGCGTCCGCCTCAGCCCAGCCTGCCGGAGCCCATTCTGCCCCTCTTCAATCTGCTACTGCACCCGCGCCTGCGCGAGCCCAGGTACCTGGCCGGAATGCCTCTTCTGCTAGACCAGGGAACACAAAGCCCAAAGGCGACTTGGGACCACTGTACCCCATCGAAGGATTGAGCCCTTATCAGAATAG ATGGACCATCAAAGCTCGGGTAACTCAAAAGTCTGACATCCGACATTATTCTAATCAAAGAGGGGATGGTAAACTTTTCAACGTGACTTTTATGGATGAAACT GGGGAAATCAGAGCCACCGGATTCAACGATGCTGTCGACAATTTCTACAACCTTCTTGAAGTCGGCAAGGTGTTTTTTGTGTCGCGTGCTCGGATCAACATTGCTAAAAAGCAGTTCAGCAACGTCAACAATGAGTATGAGATCATGTTTGAGAGGGACACAGAGATCGAGCCTTGTGCAGACGAGTCAGTGCCGCAGGTCAAATATAACTTCAAAGGTATTGGAGATCTTGGAGAACTACAAAAGGATGATGTCTGTG ATGTTATTGGCGTGGTGAGGGAGGTGGGTGAACTAGGATCTGTAACATCTCGAGCTACAAATAAGCCA TTTGCCAAACGAGAGCTGCAACTTGTTGATCAGTCCGGTCAAAGCGTCCGTCTTACCCTTTGGGGTAAGCAAGCTGAAACATTCCAAGCGGATGATCAGCCAGTTATTGCTTTCAAGGGCGTCAAAGTTGGCGACTTTGGAGGTCGATCACTTTCGATGTTCAGCAACGCCACAATGACTATTAATCCTGATATTCCTGAAGCTCACTCTCTTCGAGGCTGGTTTGATGCCGAAGGGCATAATAAGCACTTCACGGCGTACACTACTGCGTCTGTCGGTGACAGTGCTATCAACACTGCTGCAGGTGCCGCGACGCGACCTGCTGAACTAAAGACGATCGCACAAGTAAAGGATGAGCAGCTCGGTATGTCAGAGAAGACCGACTTCTTCAGTACCGAAGCCACTGTAGCGTTTATCAAAAAAGATCCCTTTTCTTATCCAGCTTGCGCCAATCCCGATAATTGTGCGAaaaaggtggtggaagatggtAGTGGTTGGTGGTGTGAAAAATGTCAACGAAGGTGGGATGAACCCATTCATCG CTACATTCTTTCGATGAATGTGATGGATTACACAGGTCAATTCTGGATGACGGCATTCAATGAAACTGCCGAACAAATCATGGGCATCAGCGCCAACGACTTGATGAAACTGAAGAATGAGGGAAATGATCTGGATTATGATGTTCATTTTGCCAAAGCGACAGCAAGGACGTATGTGTTCCAGATGATGGCAAAACAGGACTCTTTCAAT GATCAAGTAAGGGTGCGATATCAGTGCCGAAAGGTTGCACCGCCTGATTACGTTGCCGACTCTGCCCATTTATCACAGATGATCAGCCAGATGAGCGTATAA